In Caloramator sp. E03, the sequence TCCCCACTTTGTTAATACATACTGGGGATTTCCAGGATCCTTTTCTATTTTTTCTCTTAGCCTTCTTATATGAACATCAACTGTTCTTGAGTCACCATAATAATCATATCCCCATATTATCTCAAGAAGTGTCTCTCTACTATAAACTTTATTTGGATTTGTAAGAAGGAGAAATAATATATCAAATTCCTTTGAAGTTAGATCAACAGGCTTACCTGCAACATTAACTTTTCTTGAAGGAACATCTATCATTATATCTCCAGCTTTAATTATTTCAGTTTTATTTGCAACTATATCATAAGTTCTCCTTAAAAGTGCCTTTATCCTTGCTCTAAGCTCTAGTATGTTAAAAGGCTTTGTCATATAATCATCAGCTCCATACTCAAACCCTATTATCTTATCTTCATCGTCTCCCTTTGCAGTAAGCATTATAACAGGTATAGAAGATCTTTCTCTTATCTTTCTTAAAAGTACAAAACCATCTGTTTTAGGAAGCATTATATCGAGTACTATAAGGTTATAGATATTATAGTCCATCTTCTTTAGTGCTTCTTCTCCATCATAAGCAACATCAACTTCATATCCATCAAGTTGAAGGTTATATTTTATACCTTTTACTAAATTTTCCTCATCATCTATGATAAGTATTCTATACTCCATATACTCTCCTCCTCTATTTCCATACATCCTACAATTTATCTATTTATTATAGCATCTAATCTTTAATTTTTCATTAATTTTTACAGTCACATCTTTGTAATATTTTAAGTTTTTCATCCCCCTTTATAAAATAATTATGGTGATTTAATATAAGATATTTAATATAATAATCCTCATAATCTATATAAGATATAGCTATTTCAGGATGATTAAAATATGAATTTACTATCTTTATTTTCTTACTTCTTTTTAATATTGAAGGAAAAAAACGTTCAACGATTACAAGTATTGCATTAGTAAACATATTAAATCCTGAATTTATCTTTCCTATATCATGAAGCAAGGCCGCTTTAATAAGGAATATATCATATAATTCTTTTTTTAAACTCTCATCAAGAACATCTCTTGCAACCCTTATACTATGTACTTGACAATACTTAGGTAGCTTATAAAAGAGCTCTAATTCACTATCATTAAGATAGCTTTCAATGAAAATTCTATCGTCGTTAGTTAGCCTATAAAAAGCTGCTCGATAAAATTGCTTTATTCTATATATCACCTTTACCAAACCCTTTAAAATAATAAATATAAATATATTATATACTACAAAATTAACATTTTGAACTATATTTAATATTTAGCATATATTTCCTTAGCAGAAATATTTACATACATAATAAACAAATCATAAATATCGAACAATAAAAAAACTCCTAAGCTTTTTTCTTAGAAGTTTTTTCAGGAGATTATATTTTTAGATTTATAAAAATATAAGAAGGTACGTTTACACATACCTTCTTGCAAAACAATCTGGCAGACACCTACTTTTCCAAGCCGTCTCCAGCTCAGTATCATCGGCGCACCCGGGCTTAACCTTCGTGTTCGGAATGGGAACGGGTGTTACCCCAGATGCCTAACCACCAGATATTATTTTTAATATTTTTCTCCTTGCTATATGATTTCTTCTTTAGTTCTAAGCCTCGCTTCCTTGAAAATTAAGAACTTTTGCAAACTCGCTTCTCTCAAACAAGCAAAAGTTCTAAAATTTTCTGCGTCAGACTCGGCAAGAACTAATACGAATAAATCATAATGCTTCGTCGTAAAATATTAAAAATCTCAACTACTTAATGTAGTTTTTTCAAAACTGCACAGCAAATTATTGATCAAGCCCTCGACCTATTAGTACCAATCAGCTGAACGCCTCACGGCGCTTACACCTTTGGCCTATCAACCTTGTGTTCTTCAAGGGGTCTTACCCTTACGGTGGGAAATCTCATCTTGAGGTGGGCTTCGCGCTTAGATGCCTTCAGCGCTTATCCCTTCCGAACATGGCTACCCAGCTGTGCTCCTGGCGGAACAACTGGTGCACCAGAGGTTCGTCCATCCCGGTCCTCTCGTACTAAGGACAGCTCCTCTCAAATTTCCTACGCCCGCGACGGATAGGGACCGAACTGTCTCACGACGTTCTGAACCCAGCTCGCGTGCCGCTTTAATGGGCGAACAGCCCAACCCTTGGGACCTACTTCAGCCCCAGGATGCGACGAGCCGACATCGAGGTGCCAAACCTCCCCGTCGATGTGGACTCTTGGGGGAGATCAGCCTGTTATCCCCGAGGTAGCTTTTATCCGTTGAGCGATGGCCCTTCCACTCGGTACCACCGGATCACTAAGCCCGACTTTCGTCCCTGCTCGAGATGTCTCTCTCACAGTGAAGCTCCCTTCTGCCTTTGCACTCTCCGCGCGATTTCCAACCGCACTGAGGGAACCTTTGGGCGCCTCCGTTACTCTTTAGGAGGCGACCGCCCCAGTCAAACTGCCCACCTAACAATGTCCCGTGACTTGATTCAAAGCCTCCGGTTAGAGCTTCAGTATCATCAGGGTGGTATCCCAAGGTCGACTCCAGCAAAGCTGACGCCCTGCCTTCTCTGTCTCCCACCTATCCTGTACAGACAATACCGAAACTCAATGCTAAGCTACAGTAAAGCTCTACGGGGTCTTTCCGTCCAATCGCGGGTAACCGGCATCTTCACCGGTACTACAATTTCGCCGAGTCCCTTGTTGAGACAGTGCCCAGGTCATTACGCCATTCGTGCGGGTCGGAACTTACCCGACAAGGAATTTCGCTACCTTAGGACCGTTATAGTTACGGCCGCCGTTTACTGGGGCTTCGGTTCAAAGCTTCGCTTGCGCTAACCTTTCCCCTTAACCTTCCAGCA encodes:
- a CDS encoding response regulator transcription factor, whose translation is MEYRILIIDDEENLVKGIKYNLQLDGYEVDVAYDGEEALKKMDYNIYNLIVLDIMLPKTDGFVLLRKIRERSSIPVIMLTAKGDDEDKIIGFEYGADDYMTKPFNILELRARIKALLRRTYDIVANKTEIIKAGDIMIDVPSRKVNVAGKPVDLTSKEFDILFLLLTNPNKVYSRETLLEIIWGYDYYGDSRTVDVHIRRLREKIEKDPGNPQYVLTKWGVGYYYKG
- a CDS encoding HD domain-containing protein codes for the protein MIYRIKQFYRAAFYRLTNDDRIFIESYLNDSELELFYKLPKYCQVHSIRVARDVLDESLKKELYDIFLIKAALLHDIGKINSGFNMFTNAILVIVERFFPSILKRSKKIKIVNSYFNHPEIAISYIDYEDYYIKYLILNHHNYFIKGDEKLKILQRCDCKN